The genomic DNA tcaatatattttttgtttctcAGTCTCATAAAATAAATGTCACCAAACTGTTGGATGTGTGCCTTGGCCTTTAAATGTCATTGATTTTTCTTAACCTATCCCTGTTATAGGGTGCCACCTAACAAGCACTCCCTTCTGTCAGTATGAACTCATGTGTCACAGGCAGCAGTGGGGAGGCTAATTAACTCAGAAATCAGTATGATTTTTCAATATTTGAACAACAAAGGCTGTAACAATTGCGGTCACAATACATTATTCATAATGCACAGCTAATTCATAATTACTGCTAGTCCTGGAGATACTAAACCGCTACCAGAGAATCTTGTCATGTTGCAGATAATGTGTCATTTTCCACCAAGAGTCACCTGAATTTGTGCAAGAAAAGGAAGTCATTGACTTTTacttctgttcctgtgttcagtcctctcctctggtcactgtttcACTTGTTCACATCATGTCTGTGTTTCCTTTGTATACTTCCCTTTGTATACGAAAGGTGACTTTAACttgcccctaggtgtaagtCAATGAATGTTTAAGTATGTCACCCTGCGACAAACAGGCACACTGTCCCAAGTGTGTACctgccctgtgcccagtgtAAAGGCCCTTGGTATagagcagctgtacatttattaaagttcagtaacacagctggatggttattgactcatttgtcaactatttaaacctctaccccatacacattgccatggtgtcaCCAACGACATGAAATAACCCCCCTCCTTTCCCGAACCAggtgtcctcttttttaaaaaccaaaatatggtcatcCTAGATTGGGTCATTCtcatgaacctttatttaactgacaaaatacaaagaaataacTATTAACATTTTGGCCGACCAACTTACTTGATGCCTGCCTCAAAAAAGTTGTGAGAGGCAGAGTAAGAGTAAAAACTATAGaatattcaaattttacaaGACCTATTGACCGTGCTGGAGGCCCACATAGGCTAGATTGGCTATTCAATTGCGACCGCTGTTGTCTGGCTGGTAAGTCTGCACTAGCTTTGGACGATCTGGAGGGGTAAATGTGTCTCTTTTTACCCAATAGCTttgctggcaggtgaaaagatgcgtcCGGTGACTGTACACATATTGGAGGGGGTGCATGATAGTCTCATCCTTCTTGTGACGGCTTCCTAGTCATCCAGGGTTGTGGTGCCAGCAGCAAGATTCCAATGAGAGGGAATTACAGACAAGATTGTAAGCGAAAAAGGAGGCTCCACCAAAAgctcagtctttacaagcaaatATGGGTCATGTCCAACCCCCCTTttgagagaattgtcagtcagttaaaaaaaaaagaacatttctctacacaagattaaaaataattttgtgaCTCTGGAGGCCTCAGATGAAAATGTATGAGAAAACATCAGTCAACtgcaataaatatatttatatgggaaatataaaacactatcacacaaagagaaagccagacATCTATTCTACGCAGAAAGGCGTCCAAGCTGTTTCGGCCAAAGATCATCTCAGATAGCCCAAAAGACACAAACATACTGTAGTTAATTGAGTCCAAGGGAAAAACTGATGTTGAGTGCTCCGAgccgaaaaggaccatccagatttTTATTAGCACAAGGTGCGAAAgcaaacatctgtcatggtatggaggtgcatcagtgcccacggcagatttgtgaaggtaccattaatACAGAGGCGTGTGTTGGGATTTaagagagacatatgctgccatcaatgTGTCGTCTTGTTCTGGGAAGTCTGTGGTTATTTTAGCGCATCATGGAAacgagaatcagacaacagatGACGTCTTGCATCaagcaaaaattccacttgcaataCTGCAACAATAAGTATCCTCAGTgcttaaatgattaaaaagtgtaattaataggattGGTGATGTAAAACATGCCCCTGTCTTAactttctaaatttgtttagatttacaaagtattatttagatggtcaGTGGACACTGTAAACCTTTTATCTATACATTTGTCAgacaaataaaggttcaagagactTAACATTGCATTTTAGATAATATCCCAACTTCTCTAAAGATTGGGTTTggacgagggatcttcaaaaagtttccgcacttttatacttgagggcgggaggagtagtaattggtcgtgtctgagagactgagagggagcttatagtctggatttagcaatctgatttccacctttttggaccgcacaatgaagctttaaggggaagaagattttcatgtgatgatgatgtaaaagcagcggtgcatcagtggctacacaatcaacccaaaacatttttgctgatggcctTAAAGAGTTGGTACGaagctgggaaaatgcatcggaaggtgattatgtataaaagtgatgtaatttgttttttaaattctaaataaatagagttttaaacaaCCTTTTAATAAACCCTTGTATATTTATGAGTTGTTGCTCATTCTGGTCATAAATTGTCCCGTAGTAAGCCCAGAGAATCTCTTGAAGACGTTTCACTGCTCCTCCAAGTGTCTCATCAGTTCCAACGAATGCTGATGAACTGATGAAGCCCCTGGGAAAAGTGATGAAATGTCTTCAAGATTATACCACAAGCACAGTGTCCTTGACCCACTCGTACTAGACTCTGATTATAAAGTGATTCATTTACCATATTGTGTTTATCATTGCAGGGTACTTCTGTCCCATTACTGAGCAGGCACTCTTTGCCTGATTTTGTCCGAGGTCCGATTTTTACTCAATGAGCATTCTAATGAGTCTTTGATGCTCGAATGCCATTCGCCTTCGCTGAGGGAAAAGATACATGCTTGAtgctgtaaccatggtgatcaCCTACTCCCTCACTCAGTATATCACTTAGTAGCTCACTCACAGTGCACTCAAGACATTCTCTATCATCTATTTACATGCTCTGAACAGAGCAAAACAaagatcattttatttatttttttatctacaGTAACTGacatcctagtcagggtcactCTTGGTCACAGAAAAAAAGGTTGGCAACAATGACAAGTTTTATGTGCAGGATGTGAAAATAGGCGCACATTAAATAGACatcacttaattttttttttatttactatttttcccacatttttcccccaattttatcccccagtctagtcgtgtccaatttaccctgaatgcatcctctatactgattcgaaccttcaccgctgactgaggacgccccctccggcacacatagtcagtacagactgcatttttcacctgcacgagtcgagttcatacacttgatggGCACTGTGctcggagggtcacacccccatcagcattattcctcagccctgtgcaggcgccatcagtcagccagcaggggccgcagttgcaccagttatgaggacctatgatccgactttcttacccattttatttatttttttatctacaGTAACTGActcatcctagtcagggtcactcttggtcacagaaaaaaaagtAGCACAGGTTGGACAGGGCGCTAAACAATCACAGGAAAAAGCAGctatttatttgtatgtatttattattgtaatttattaaaCCATTGATCATGATCAGGTTGGAAAGAATTTTTGAATGCAAGAAAGGAATACTAAATTATCACCACTTTTAATTAATTCCctggtgcacaaagcaagcgctacactgatcagccataacattaaaaccaccttcttgtttctacactcactgtcaattttatcagctccccttaccatacagaagcactttgtagttctacaattactaactgtagtccatctagaatgattcaccacctaaataatacctactctgtagtggtcctgtgggggtcctgaccattgaagtacagggtgaaagcaggctaaaacagtatgtagagaaacagatggactacagtcagtaattgtagagctacaaagtgcttctatatggtaagtggagctgataaaatgaacagtgagtgtataaacaaggaggtggttttaatgttatggctgatcagtgtataaagacataaagaaaagcttaaaagaaactccagtgggcTGCACAGagaccatacaaatgctcttttgatgaaactggcacaaattcctacagacatacttgaAAGTCTTGatagaagccttctcagaagagtggctgttgttataactgaaaagatcacacaaaggtcactctattttaatactagttgtttttaaatgggatttctaacaagcttatggtcaggtgcccaaatacttatatataaaatgtagcaCTGctgattataaaaaaataataataataatcatctatCTGTTAATCTATGCTGATAAATAATTTTGTCTCCTATTGCTAAAGGTAAAGTAGTTGTGCAGTTATGAACTGTGGATGCTAAACAATATATTATACCATTATTTTTTTGCTCAATAGAACAGCAGTTGTGGGGGTTTAACCATTAAGCCTCTACTGCTGTCgcttacattttaataattttttctgTGTACAAACACAAAAACTGGCATGCCCATAATAAACAGGGGCACTAACATATGAAAAGAAAGCATGTGTCTTTAATACCATaagatacaaatacattttcaaaCCAGAcaagttttgtttacataatttATTGATATAAATATATTCAATTGTATGTACACTATTCCAAGGTGAATATGCATTATGTACAAGTCATGATACAGTGATTCCCAAGTATGCACAGTAATCTCTAAGGTCACAGCTCTATTGGTAGTGTACAATCTAAGGGGCCTTTTGAAGGACTGAGGCACTAAGTTAAGAGTTATCATGTACTAGTCCGAAGTGTGGACGTGATAACAAGTCTAAAATCCTGGCTTCAGTGAAGACTACTAATACTCTTTAACTATCAAATATAAAGTGAATGGCTGTGCATTTATTGAGCTAGAAGTGTTCTGCTGAGGCTTGCACTCACTGATGTCAATAAAATCCAGCCTCCACAGGCTTAACAACATTTTACTTAGGCCTGTAATTCCATTAAGTTATTAGCCCAGCCTGTTTTGGTGGTGCCATGTTTCCAAAGGGATGAAGATTACTCAGGGAACTTTAATCTTTTGGCTTCTGGCCCTAAGAAAGTTCAGTTTAACTTCTAGATGGAAATGAGAAACTTGATTTACCAGAAGAAAATGTTGTATTCAACTAGACTGTTATCATTTTACCTGACATTAGTTAGATTTCCATATGGTACAGTGAGCTAAAGTCAGTCTAGTTCTAGCTTTTGGTTTCAAGTAATACTGTTATCAGAGACCTAAGACAATAACAATTTGATACTGATATATTAAAGACTCTTTGGACCCCGCTGTTGCCAAGTTGCCAAGTTAGGTGAAACAGGcataattaaataagtaattaaattaCAGCAATTAATTGGATAATGTCAGATTCACTGCAATACAAATCCAGTGTTTCAAAGCAGTATCGCACTGCTACCGATAGAACCAACTCCTCACAGCCATCTCAGAACCCATAACTCGCCtccggtcactgtctgtgaggagacTGGCTGCTCTGCACTGATAATGATGCTCTGCTATAAGTTAGAGcactgttcagggtgtgttcatTCCTCATGCCCAGGGTTCCTAACGTGTACtgtacccaccacaaccctgatcatgacaaagcagttactaaaggTAACTAAAAttgaatcattcattcatttaaaataacgGAATCATTCATTCTGTATTCTGCATGATCGACCATTTCTATTTCAGAACATTTACATGGTTAAGTCTGTCTCATGCTGAAGCAAGGTTCATCTTTCTGGAAATAAAACCAGTGAAAGGGCCTTAAGGTCCATGAAAACCAGAGGCAGAACAGGTTCTTTACAGTGATGTTAAGAATATTTACTATTACATATGGTTACTGTGTAAGGAAGCTTTTTGTAGCACCACCAAGAAAATGAATCGACCGTGATTTAATAGGTTCTTAGGAGAAactaaaattatttttactggAACTGAGCCAAAAACATTTTCAGGATCTCTACCAACATTCCTTTAGACTCCTGATCAATAGGCTGGTATCTCAATCACAAACATATTTTACAGGCAATACCTCTGAATAGGAGGCCGAACCTGTCAATGGTGCGTTTGTGCTAATCTGAATTATACAAATTTGGCAATATAACCTACCAAAAGCCCAGTCACACCAGAAACATACAGGTGAGTCTACTGATCAGCCAGAGACTGGAGGATTTTAATCTGAAATGTTCCAACACTGTAGAACAGTTAGTGATTGAGCTCTGAAATAGCATTTAAGGTATATGTAATTAATATAGGTTCATTCTGGTTTTAAAGTGAGGTAATTAACTTTGAAGATCAAATCAGATACAAAATCTAGCtgctatttttacatttacattttaagctgttagcagacgctttcatccaaagcaacttacagtacagtgacagttgtcttagcaactgagggttaaaggccttgctcaagggcccaacagtggcaacctggcttgaaccagcgacctttcaaatACTAgttctgtaccttaaccacggtGCTACAACTGGCCCAATTTAGGTTTTATGGAAATCTGCCTCGCCTTTCCAAGTCATTATTATCAAGCTAAGCTAAACTTGATCTTCGGATAAAATACAATcatacaatgaatttagataTTCTAATCCGTTGTAAACCGTGAtgctaaatgtaataaaaaaatatgttgtTTTACTTTACTATATACACATCTGTAGTAAGTGCTTCCATCATTTTGGATCAACTGTATTGTCTTTAGAGGGTAACAATAGAGAACTGTTTACCTGTTAACATAGGTGAATTTGCAGTACAGAGTCTGTATTTAATTTACACCAAAAGTTGGCATTGTAAAATTGTCTATTGTCATTAATCCCCTGGAAATTATTgaaaacctggcgtgtttgggCCTTAAAGGTGCACTGGTCTATATTTGTTCGTTCTATTAAGGAAAAAAGTTGTAATTATCTGGAGAGTGCAATAAAAGAGATATGAGATCAAGTGATCATAGTGAGATAACAGATTCAGAAACCCAGAGTGAGactggcttgtttacatttcttttgCTAGTCACAGTATAGGCATTCCCCAAAAGCCTTTTGCACCGATGTGTTTTTTCTGTATACAATATTACGAAAACTTTGCAGACTCCCTAGCTAAATTGCTAACACCCTATGATTGTATGGCTGCTGTGGTAAATCTGACCTGTTGCTGTAGTTCACTTTGTAACCCTCAGAGCCAAAATTCTACCCTGTGCATCTTTaacactgtttttaatattGTCTGTCGCAAAAGTATCCAATGTTGTCCACAAAGGGCGAATGCAGCTACAGATTTTTGATCAAATATATAATCATTTGCGTTATGTGAGGTTGGTTGGTATAGAAAATGAAGCCACACTGGTCCTTTGTGGACAACAGTTGGACCCCTACTCTTTGTGCTTGTCCACAAATGCCTTCagccagtggcgtaactacagggggggcaCCACGACATGgactcaaccacccacctcactgcccccacattggctgcacgtattatgaatgtgtatatatatatatatatatatatatatatatatatatatatatatatatatatatatatatatatacatattgtttaacatttgtttagggggcccaatttttttttttgcactggggcccatgagctcctagttatgccactgTCTTCAGCATCCTGTTCTCCATAAATAATGCTACATTCTAATCCAGAAAGTGTGCTTTCAGTCCTGCCACATACAGGATAGGCTGGAATAGTCCATGTAAAAAAATCAGATCACCAAATTCTCAAAGACTGACCACCAAGTATCCCAGAATGCCTGCGATGAGTAAAACAACAGTGAAAATGATCCCTGCGAAGATCCTCATGACTCCTGCTTCTCCATCTCCACCTTCCTTTGGTTCCTCCTCACAAATGGAGATCACACCGATCGATGAGTTTCCCACGCTGACCGTGGATTTGAGTTCTGCCCCCGCTTCCTGCTTGGCCTCCACCGCCCACGGTGCCACCTGCACCTTCATCTCCATCTCCTCCATCATCTGATCGAGCTGAGCGATCTCAGCTTCCAGGTCTTTTAGATCGAGCGTGTCTATAGCCGGGTCTGATTCGTATTTCATGTTCTGTACGCTCATGGCGCGGGCTGCCACGGTGCTAGTGCTGCCGGTCATGCCAGTCTGGATGAAGTGACGCGTGGGCACCTTGAGTGGGAAATCCTGCCCGATCTCCAGCGATCTCCTCATGTCCACCTCTAGGATCTCCATGCTGCTGGTGAACAGCACCCAAAGGCGCTCGTACTCGGAGCGGTCGTCGTTGCTGATGCTCTTATCTTTCAGCATGTCTGTCAGTCTGGTCTGGTTGGCCGCGGCCAGTTCCTGCGCTTTCCTGCGCGTCTTTTTCAGCTCTTCGCGCAGGTTTTGGGAATCCGACGTGCTGCCCAGTGCGCAGACCAAGTGCCGGTAGCATGCGGTCACTTTGTTTAAGGCATCGAGCATGGTTTTGCACTCTTCTTTGCCCATTTTGCACGCCGATCAGTTCCTCAGTGTCGTAAAGGGATGATGAGTGGTTACAAAACTGCGCTTTCTAAGTGCTACTTCTAGTTTCCAGTGTTGATGAACACGCACGCA from Trichomycterus rosablanca isolate fTriRos1 chromosome 11, fTriRos1.hap1, whole genome shotgun sequence includes the following:
- the si:ch73-167i17.6 gene encoding regulator of G-protein signaling 9-binding protein, which produces MGKEECKTMLDALNKVTACYRHLVCALGSTSDSQNLREELKKTRRKAQELAAANQTRLTDMLKDKSISNDDRSEYERLWVLFTSSMEILEVDMRRSLEIGQDFPLKVPTRHFIQTGMTGSTSTVAARAMSVQNMKYESDPAIDTLDLKDLEAEIAQLDQMMEEMEMKVQVAPWAVEAKQEAGAELKSTVSVGNSSIGVISICEEEPKEGGDGEAGVMRIFAGIIFTVVLLIAGILGYLVVSL